In Dyadobacter subterraneus, a single genomic region encodes these proteins:
- a CDS encoding LLM class flavin-dependent oxidoreductase has product MKNIKIGVLDQSVVRHENNVREAILETIETAKLAEKLGYSRFWISEHHNSTFIAGSTPEVLMVKLADETSRIRIGSGGIMLPNHSALKVAENFRMLETLFPGRIDLGMGRAPGTDRVTSTILNPSNDFSESSYLRQLEHLQHFFGDTAGTERGFIYATPQSVTTPTQWILSSSGGSSKIAARFGMGLAVAKFINGFVGPDVVETYRKNFKPSGQMEKPQAMLSIFVICGETEEKALAMRKMMDYILIEFEKGKSGPFPDPEIVKNYRFTPGELERLKYNSGRIISGTQDFVKEQLTKLANDFDVDEIVISSMSNSFESRKRSFELVSEAFNLTNLVP; this is encoded by the coding sequence ATGAAAAATATAAAAATTGGAGTACTTGATCAGTCTGTTGTCCGCCATGAAAATAATGTAAGGGAAGCAATTCTGGAAACGATTGAAACAGCGAAATTGGCAGAAAAGCTCGGATATAGCCGTTTTTGGATATCTGAGCATCATAATTCTACTTTTATTGCAGGATCTACACCGGAGGTTTTAATGGTAAAACTGGCGGATGAAACCAGTCGTATCAGAATTGGCTCCGGCGGGATTATGCTTCCCAACCACAGTGCTTTAAAAGTCGCAGAAAATTTCAGAATGCTGGAAACACTTTTTCCCGGCCGGATTGATCTGGGTATGGGGCGCGCTCCCGGTACCGATCGGGTCACTTCTACAATTCTGAATCCTTCAAACGATTTCAGTGAGTCCAGTTATCTGCGCCAGCTGGAACATTTACAACATTTTTTTGGTGATACTGCCGGAACAGAAAGAGGATTTATTTATGCAACTCCTCAATCTGTTACAACGCCCACGCAATGGATTTTGAGTTCGAGCGGCGGAAGCAGTAAAATTGCAGCCAGATTTGGTATGGGGTTGGCTGTTGCGAAATTTATAAATGGTTTTGTTGGGCCGGACGTTGTTGAAACTTATCGAAAAAACTTTAAGCCATCGGGGCAAATGGAAAAGCCGCAGGCCATGCTTTCTATTTTTGTGATCTGTGGAGAGACAGAAGAAAAGGCGCTGGCAATGCGTAAAATGATGGATTACATTTTAATTGAATTTGAAAAAGGAAAATCAGGCCCTTTTCCTGATCCTGAAATTGTAAAAAATTATCGCTTCACACCAGGCGAACTCGAACGATTAAAATATAATAGCGGACGGATTATTTCGGGTACGCAAGACTTTGTTAAAGAACAGCTTACCAAACTTGCCAATGATTTTGACGTTGATGAAATCGTTATTTCATCCATGTCGAATAGTTTTGAATCAAGAAAACGTTCGTTCGAATTGGTATCAGAAGCCTTTAATCTGACTAATTTAGTGCCTTGA
- a CDS encoding helix-turn-helix transcriptional regulator has product MNRFDRITAILIQLQSRKIVKAQDLAERFEISLRTVYRDMNTLAEAGVPIIGEAGIGYSIMEGYRLPPVMFTKEEARTFITAEKLMEKFTDPSTKSHYQSAMFKVKAVLKSTEKDLVEDMEQHIEIRQRYTLFNPTLNNTLEILLKSVAEKKVARIHYQTFASEEITERTIEPVGVYHENNYWYAIAYCLLRNSYRNFRTDRIIAIELTEKTFSQKHASLKEYLANVPTYDKLETVVIKVERHVMPYIQNQKYYYGFISEKRQGDKVEMTFLSAYLDAFSRWFMMFAEYGEIIQPASLTELLKQNICKISNHLNIS; this is encoded by the coding sequence ATGAACCGTTTTGACCGCATCACTGCCATTTTGATTCAGCTGCAATCCAGAAAAATTGTAAAGGCTCAGGATTTGGCTGAACGGTTTGAGATCAGCCTTCGGACGGTTTACAGAGATATGAATACGCTGGCCGAAGCCGGAGTTCCCATTATTGGTGAAGCCGGTATCGGCTATTCCATTATGGAAGGATACCGTTTGCCTCCTGTTATGTTTACAAAAGAGGAAGCGCGGACTTTCATCACTGCGGAAAAACTGATGGAAAAGTTTACCGATCCTTCCACCAAGTCGCATTATCAGTCGGCCATGTTTAAGGTTAAGGCCGTTTTGAAAAGTACTGAAAAAGATCTGGTGGAAGATATGGAACAGCATATTGAAATCAGGCAACGTTACACACTTTTCAATCCTACTTTAAATAATACACTAGAAATTTTACTAAAAAGTGTGGCCGAAAAGAAAGTGGCCAGGATACATTACCAGACTTTTGCGTCAGAAGAGATAACAGAGAGGACGATTGAGCCAGTCGGGGTTTATCATGAAAATAACTACTGGTATGCGATCGCATATTGCTTATTGAGAAACAGTTACAGAAATTTCAGAACGGATAGAATCATTGCGATTGAACTGACCGAAAAAACATTCAGCCAGAAACATGCTTCATTAAAAGAATATCTCGCAAATGTGCCCACGTATGATAAGCTTGAAACTGTTGTAATTAAAGTGGAAAGGCATGTTATGCCCTACATTCAAAACCAGAAATATTACTATGGTTTTATTTCAGAAAAGCGTCAGGGAGATAAGGTGGAAATGACTTTTCTAAGTGCCTATCTGGATGCTTTTTCCAGATGGTTTATGATGTTTGCCGAATACGGTGAAATTATACAACCCGCAAGTCTTACGGAATTGCTAAAACAAAATATTTGCAAAATTTCAAATCATCTAAATATTTCATGA
- a CDS encoding DUF3861 domain-containing protein, which produces MEKRTNRYRLNLKYLSSAKDDAVLPEPVEIEFENHDNIFAIIETLKEKNLFTDENQATEFAIGLKLFSEVMIKNKNMPLFEEFFPAFGAFMKKLKSS; this is translated from the coding sequence ATGGAAAAACGTACGAACAGATACCGCCTGAATCTGAAATATCTATCAAGCGCAAAAGATGACGCAGTTTTGCCTGAACCTGTTGAAATTGAGTTCGAAAATCATGACAACATCTTTGCGATCATCGAAACTTTGAAAGAAAAAAATCTATTTACTGATGAAAATCAGGCTACGGAATTTGCCATTGGGTTGAAATTATTCAGCGAAGTAATGATCAAAAACAAAAATATGCCTTTGTTTGAAGAATTTTTTCCTGCGTTCGGGGCATTCATGAAAAAATTGAAATCATCCTGA
- a CDS encoding NADPH-dependent FMN reductase → MKNIQILAISGSLRSNSSNTNILKATAEIAGDSVDFQIYEGLDTFPHFNPGIDEDNEKVAHFREKVKNADGVIICTPEYAFGVPGVLKNALDWTVSTGEFNDKPVVAISASPLNSGGDKALASLLFTLTALGTVKNEGSSLSIPNIKQKISADGKLIEIELKNQLELILINLLEQINKKRENR, encoded by the coding sequence ATGAAAAATATTCAAATTCTTGCCATTTCCGGCAGTTTGAGAAGTAATTCCTCCAACACAAATATTTTAAAAGCAACAGCCGAAATAGCTGGTGATTCCGTTGATTTTCAGATTTATGAAGGACTGGACACCTTTCCGCATTTTAATCCGGGAATTGATGAGGATAACGAAAAGGTGGCACATTTCAGAGAAAAGGTGAAAAACGCAGATGGAGTAATTATTTGCACACCGGAGTATGCCTTTGGTGTTCCCGGAGTTTTAAAAAACGCCCTGGACTGGACGGTTTCCACAGGAGAATTTAACGACAAACCTGTTGTGGCTATTAGCGCTTCTCCTTTAAATTCTGGTGGAGACAAAGCGCTCGCTTCTCTCCTGTTTACGCTCACCGCGCTCGGTACTGTAAAAAATGAAGGATCATCCTTGTCAATTCCTAATATCAAACAGAAGATCAGTGCGGATGGAAAACTAATTGAGATTGAACTCAAAAACCAATTGGAATTGATTTTGATCAATCTGCTTGAACAAATCAATAAAAAGCGAGAAAATCGGTAA
- a CDS encoding S9 family peptidase: MQKRFFLLIFAVIVFSCNHSKEVNQTYKWPDVKPPVADQKPHETGMHGDKRNDEYYWMADFFREGPDSDKVVDYLKAENAYTDTMMAATKQFQTNLFSEMKGRIKEKDESVPVFKNGFFYYTRSEEGEQYFKYCRKKGSLEAPEEILLDVDAMAKNHPYYAASGFNISPDNKLLAYGVDTVSRRQYTIYIKNLETGETYKDAIFPTSGGSVWGNDNKTLFYTATNPKTLLSEEIKRHTLGDDDKKDVVVYKEKDNSNYIGVGKTKSGKYIIIGSSATVSSEYRILEADKPEGKFEVFQPRMKDVLYDIDHQNDKFLIVTNKDALNFKLMETPLNKTGVENWKEVIPTSKDVLIEGVEVFKKFMVVTERKNGLLQLRIRNIESNSEYYVDFGEPAYAAYIGANPEYNSETLRYYYTSLTTPGSTYDYGMVSKEKQLLKRQEVVGGYDPEQYLTERLYATSHDGLKIPVSLVYKKGTKLDGNAPLLLYAYGSYGNSMDAGFSTNRLSLLNRGFIFAIAHVRGGQEMGRQWYEDGKLFKKKNTFTDFIDCAEFLIKQKYTSTAHLYAEGGSAGGLLMGAISNLRPDLWHGIIADVPFVDVVTTMLDESIPLTTNEFDEWGNPKNKDSYEYMKSYSPYDNVEKKDYPNMLVTTGLHDSQVQYFEPAKWVARLRTHKTDKNVLLLKTNMEAGHGGASGRFEYLKEIALQYAFLFALEGIDK, encoded by the coding sequence ATGCAAAAACGATTTTTTTTACTCATTTTCGCCGTTATCGTTTTTTCCTGTAACCATAGTAAAGAAGTGAATCAAACATATAAATGGCCTGATGTAAAACCTCCCGTTGCAGATCAGAAACCGCATGAAACGGGAATGCACGGAGATAAAAGAAATGATGAGTACTACTGGATGGCTGACTTTTTCAGAGAAGGTCCTGATAGTGACAAGGTAGTGGATTATCTTAAAGCGGAAAACGCCTACACAGATACGATGATGGCCGCAACAAAACAATTTCAGACGAACCTTTTTTCTGAGATGAAAGGCCGGATCAAAGAAAAAGATGAATCGGTTCCTGTTTTCAAAAACGGTTTTTTCTATTATACCAGAAGTGAGGAAGGGGAGCAGTATTTCAAGTATTGCAGAAAAAAGGGAAGTCTGGAAGCTCCGGAGGAAATTCTGCTCGATGTGGATGCAATGGCGAAAAACCATCCTTACTATGCTGCATCCGGTTTCAATATCAGTCCTGATAACAAACTTTTGGCATATGGCGTGGACACGGTTTCAAGACGACAATACACGATTTATATCAAAAATCTTGAAACAGGGGAAACTTATAAAGATGCCATATTTCCTACCAGCGGCGGTTCTGTCTGGGGAAATGATAACAAGACTTTGTTTTATACGGCTACAAATCCAAAGACTTTATTAAGCGAGGAAATTAAAAGACATACACTCGGCGACGATGATAAAAAGGATGTCGTTGTATACAAAGAAAAGGATAACAGCAACTATATCGGCGTTGGGAAAACCAAATCAGGAAAATACATTATCATTGGTTCATCGGCAACGGTTTCTTCTGAATACAGAATTCTGGAAGCAGACAAACCGGAAGGAAAATTCGAAGTTTTCCAGCCAAGAATGAAAGACGTACTTTATGATATCGATCATCAGAATGATAAGTTTTTGATCGTGACCAATAAAGACGCGCTCAATTTCAAACTGATGGAAACGCCGTTGAACAAAACGGGTGTGGAAAACTGGAAGGAAGTAATTCCAACCAGCAAAGATGTTTTGATTGAAGGCGTTGAAGTTTTCAAAAAATTCATGGTTGTAACCGAACGGAAAAACGGTTTGTTACAACTAAGAATCAGAAATATTGAGTCGAATTCAGAATATTACGTTGATTTTGGGGAGCCTGCTTATGCTGCTTACATCGGAGCAAACCCGGAATATAATTCCGAGACTTTAAGATATTATTACACTTCCTTAACCACGCCCGGCTCAACTTATGATTACGGAATGGTTTCAAAAGAAAAGCAATTGCTGAAACGCCAGGAAGTTGTGGGTGGTTATGATCCGGAACAATACCTGACTGAAAGATTATATGCAACCTCGCATGACGGTTTGAAAATTCCTGTCTCTCTTGTTTATAAAAAAGGAACAAAACTGGATGGAAATGCTCCGTTGCTGTTGTATGCTTATGGTTCATATGGAAACAGCATGGACGCGGGATTCAGCACAAACCGTTTGAGTTTGCTAAATCGTGGATTTATTTTTGCAATTGCCCATGTGCGCGGCGGACAGGAAATGGGTCGTCAATGGTATGAAGATGGAAAGTTGTTCAAAAAGAAAAACACCTTTACCGATTTTATAGATTGCGCTGAATTTTTGATCAAACAAAAATATACTTCAACGGCGCATTTATATGCCGAAGGCGGAAGTGCGGGTGGGCTATTGATGGGTGCTATTTCAAATTTACGTCCGGATTTATGGCACGGAATTATTGCTGATGTGCCTTTTGTTGATGTGGTTACAACCATGCTTGATGAAAGTATTCCATTGACTACCAACGAGTTTGACGAATGGGGGAATCCAAAAAATAAAGATTCGTATGAGTATATGAAATCGTATTCTCCCTATGACAATGTTGAGAAAAAAGATTACCCGAATATGCTCGTAACAACAGGACTTCATGACAGCCAGGTGCAATATTTTGAACCGGCCAAGTGGGTAGCGCGTTTGAGAACCCACAAAACGGATAAAAATGTTTTGCTTTTAAAAACAAATATGGAAGCTGGTCACGGCGGTGCTTCGGGGCGGTTTGAATATCTTAAAGAAATTGCATTGCAATATGCTTTTCTGTTTGCATTGGAAGGAATAGACAAATAA
- the polA gene encoding DNA polymerase I has product MEKPTQKLFLLDAMALIYRAHFAFIKAPRITSKGLNTSAVFGFTNTLLEVLQKEKPTHIGVAFDTSEPTFRHIEYPAYKAQREAQPEDISVAIPYVKKLLEAMCIPILVLDGFEADDIIGTIAKEASKANFEVFMMTPDKDFGQLVEEHVHIYKPAFMGKGAEKLGINEVLDRWQIKRIDQVIDMLGLMGDAVDNIPGIPGVGEKTAQKLIAEYDTIENLLVHADEIKGKLGEKVREHGAQALLSKRLATIDIQVPVPFDAEDLTICGANRDKVNALFDELEFKTLRQRILGSDTPAAAAPAPQTKVVDKKGQYDLFGNAVASENVVTQQNSDISNFESSSSGNFEGEESDIPLLAKKTIDNTFHRYHTVDTPETLKSLAYYLSLQSAFCFDTETTALETIDAELVGLSFAYLPGEAFYVPVPPDKVQAQEIVEYFREVFENENIEKIGQNVKYDILVLKNYGIEIKGKLQDTMLAHYLLEPDKRHGMDILAETYLNYEPVSITSLIGKKGVKQGNMRDVAIPEATQYAGEDADITLQLNNIFVKELPKYNAEKLFQNVEMPLVQVLAAMENTGVRLDIGALADMSLVLEGDLRKTESEIFEIAGQSFNIGSPKQLGEVLFDKMKLIDKPKKTKTGQYATGEEILSELEGQFEIARKILDYRELQKLKSTYVDALPTLVSPRTGRIHTSYNQAVAATGRLSSTNPNLQNIPIRTPRGREIRKAFIPDGDDFQIMSADYSQIELRIMAAFSEDSSMIEAFNQGRDIHATTASKVFKVDLSDVTSDMRRKAKMVNFGIIYGISAFGLGQRLAIPRGEASEIIKSYFEEFPAVKQYMDRVVFDAREQHYVQTILGRRRYLPDINSRNQTNRGFAERNAINAPIQGSAADMIKVAMINIHDFIKNEKLKSRMILQVHDELVFDVHRDEVDFLKEKVDELMRNAIPLQVKMETGIGIGANWLEAH; this is encoded by the coding sequence ATGGAGAAACCCACCCAGAAGCTATTTTTGCTCGACGCGATGGCGTTGATTTACCGTGCTCATTTTGCCTTTATAAAAGCACCCAGAATTACTTCGAAAGGTTTGAATACCAGTGCGGTATTTGGCTTTACAAATACTTTGCTGGAAGTTTTGCAAAAGGAAAAACCAACGCATATCGGTGTAGCTTTTGATACTTCCGAGCCAACTTTCCGCCATATTGAATATCCTGCTTACAAAGCACAGCGCGAAGCACAGCCCGAAGATATCAGCGTAGCTATTCCTTATGTGAAAAAATTATTGGAAGCCATGTGTATTCCAATTCTGGTTTTGGATGGTTTTGAAGCAGATGATATCATTGGGACCATTGCAAAAGAAGCTTCCAAAGCAAATTTTGAAGTTTTCATGATGACTCCCGACAAGGATTTTGGTCAGCTTGTGGAGGAGCATGTACATATATATAAGCCTGCTTTCATGGGTAAAGGTGCCGAAAAACTTGGCATCAATGAAGTACTTGACCGCTGGCAGATCAAACGTATCGACCAGGTTATTGATATGCTTGGGTTGATGGGTGATGCGGTTGATAATATTCCGGGCATTCCGGGTGTGGGTGAAAAAACGGCACAAAAGCTTATCGCTGAATATGATACGATCGAAAATCTATTGGTTCATGCGGATGAAATAAAAGGAAAACTGGGAGAAAAAGTTCGTGAACATGGTGCACAGGCTCTTTTGAGCAAAAGACTGGCCACGATCGACATTCAGGTTCCTGTGCCTTTTGATGCCGAAGACCTCACTATTTGCGGAGCCAATCGTGATAAAGTCAATGCGTTATTTGACGAACTTGAATTTAAAACACTTCGTCAGCGGATTTTAGGAAGTGATACACCTGCGGCCGCAGCTCCGGCGCCACAGACAAAAGTAGTCGACAAAAAAGGTCAGTATGATTTATTTGGTAATGCTGTTGCCAGTGAAAATGTGGTAACACAGCAAAACTCGGACATTTCAAATTTCGAATCTTCATCTTCGGGTAATTTTGAAGGAGAGGAATCCGATATTCCGCTTCTTGCCAAAAAGACAATTGACAATACTTTCCATCGGTATCATACAGTCGATACGCCGGAAACTTTAAAGAGTCTGGCGTATTATCTGAGCCTTCAATCAGCTTTTTGCTTTGATACAGAAACAACGGCGCTGGAAACAATTGATGCTGAGCTTGTCGGACTATCATTTGCTTATCTTCCGGGTGAAGCTTTTTATGTTCCGGTTCCACCTGATAAAGTACAGGCTCAGGAAATTGTGGAGTATTTCAGAGAAGTTTTTGAAAACGAAAATATTGAGAAAATTGGCCAGAATGTAAAGTATGATATCCTGGTACTTAAAAATTATGGTATTGAAATAAAAGGAAAGTTGCAGGACACCATGCTTGCACACTACCTACTGGAACCTGACAAACGCCACGGAATGGATATCCTGGCTGAAACTTATCTGAACTACGAGCCGGTTTCTATCACCTCCTTGATTGGCAAAAAAGGAGTAAAACAAGGTAATATGCGTGACGTTGCCATTCCTGAAGCGACACAATATGCCGGTGAAGACGCTGATATTACCTTACAGCTTAACAATATTTTTGTTAAGGAACTTCCCAAGTATAATGCCGAAAAGTTATTTCAAAATGTAGAAATGCCTCTTGTTCAGGTTTTGGCTGCGATGGAAAATACCGGCGTAAGGCTTGACATTGGCGCTTTGGCCGATATGTCACTGGTACTGGAAGGTGATCTGCGTAAAACGGAATCGGAGATTTTTGAAATTGCCGGTCAGTCGTTTAACATTGGTTCGCCAAAACAATTAGGCGAAGTTTTATTTGACAAAATGAAACTGATCGACAAACCTAAAAAAACGAAAACCGGCCAGTATGCAACCGGCGAAGAAATACTTTCTGAACTTGAAGGACAGTTTGAAATAGCCAGAAAAATTCTTGATTACCGGGAACTTCAAAAATTGAAATCCACGTATGTCGATGCCTTGCCCACACTGGTTAGTCCTCGTACAGGGCGAATTCATACTTCTTATAATCAGGCAGTTGCAGCGACGGGACGATTGAGCTCAACAAATCCAAACCTGCAAAACATTCCGATACGTACACCAAGAGGACGGGAAATTCGTAAAGCATTTATTCCGGACGGCGACGATTTCCAGATTATGTCGGCGGATTATTCGCAAATCGAATTACGTATAATGGCAGCGTTCAGCGAAGACAGCAGTATGATCGAAGCCTTTAATCAGGGCCGGGATATTCATGCGACTACGGCCAGCAAAGTATTCAAGGTTGATCTTTCGGATGTGACTTCTGATATGAGAAGAAAAGCGAAAATGGTCAATTTTGGAATAATTTACGGTATTTCTGCATTTGGACTAGGACAACGTCTGGCCATTCCACGCGGGGAAGCTTCCGAAATTATTAAATCATATTTTGAGGAATTTCCTGCTGTCAAGCAATATATGGACCGTGTAGTTTTTGATGCGCGTGAACAGCATTATGTCCAAACCATTTTAGGAAGACGTAGATATTTGCCAGATATCAATTCCCGCAATCAGACCAATCGTGGTTTTGCGGAGCGAAATGCTATTAACGCGCCCATTCAAGGTTCTGCGGCAGATATGATTAAAGTTGCCATGATCAACATTCATGATTTTATCAAAAATGAAAAACTTAAATCACGCATGATTTTACAGGTTCATGATGAACTTGTATTTGATGTGCATCGCGACGAAGTGGATTTTCTAAAAGAAAAAGTAGACGAATTAATGCGCAATGCTATTCCTTTACAGGTTAAAATGGAAACTGGTATCGGCATCGGAGCCAATTGGCTGGAAGCTCATTAA